In Prunus dulcis chromosome 1, ALMONDv2, whole genome shotgun sequence, the following are encoded in one genomic region:
- the LOC117614139 gene encoding protein JINGUBANG, producing the protein MRVQSWLAICSTTHDSIIPFSKTEPSPSSRPKLGGSDTSSSSDFPSTSTSDTSSSSLQSNLSLQTLPSLPSLQKLSPLDALDLSVSHLCFTTLTPRQPSLPITCLAVHRDLLYAASGHEINIYDRTACTHLESFSARDAGSVKAVSFSEGKVLTSHQDSKIRAWQLTTATKRHKLLTVLPTVTDRLRRFVLPKNYVTIRRHKKRLWIEHADAVTGIAVNNGLIYSVSWDKSLKIWRETDLRCVESVKAHEDAVNAVVVSNDGTVYTGSADRRIRVWAKPFGEKRHVLVATLEKHKSAVNALALNDDGSVLFSGACDRSILVWQREDSANHMAVTGALRGHGKAILCLINVGDMLLSGSADRTVRMWQRGGDGSFSCLAVLKGHVRPVKSLVAVADGGSNGFVSVYSGSLDGEVKVWHVSISNGNSENIN; encoded by the coding sequence ATGAGGGTCCAATCATGGCTAGCCATCTGCTCCACAACTCACGACTCAATCATTCCCTTCTCTAAAACCGAGCCATCGCCGTCGTCTCGACCGAAACTCGGAGGTTCTGATACCAGCAGCTCCTCCGATTTTCCCAGTACCAGTACTAGCGACACCTCCAGTAGCAGCCTCCAAAGCAATCTCTCCCTCCAGACGCTGCCATCTCTCCCCTCCCTCCAGAAGCTCTCCCCTCTTGACGCCCTCGACCTCTCCGTCTCCCACCTCTGCTTCACCACTCTCACACCCCGACAGCCCTCTCTCCCGATCACCTGCCTCGCGGTGCACCGCGACCTTCTGTACGCCGCATCGGGCCACGAGATCAACATCTACGATCGAACTGCCTGCACGCATCTCGAGTCATTCAGCGCCCGCGATGCCGGTTCAGTTAAGGCCGTTAGTTTTTCTGAAGGCAAGGTGCTCACTTCGCACCAAGATTCTAAAATTAGAGCCTGGCAGTTGACGACGGCGACTAAACGGCACAAGCTTTTAACCGTCCTCCCAACTGTTACAGACCGCCTGCGCCGTTTCGTCCTCCCCAAGAACTACGTCACCATCCGCCGCCACAAGAAACGGCTCTGGATCGAACACGCTGATGCCGTTACCGGCATCGCCGTTAATAACGGCTTGATTTACTCCGTTTCCTGGGACAAGAGCTTGAAGATTTGGCGGGAGACCGATCTCCGCTGCGTTGAGTCCGTTAAGGCGCACGAGGACGCCGTGAACGCGGTAGTGGTCTCGAACGACGGGACGGTATACACTGGGTCGGCGGATCGCCGGATCCGGGTGTGGGCCAAACCATTTGGAGAAAAACGACACGTGCTGGTGGCGACTTTGGAGAAGCACAAGTCAGCGGTGAATGCTCTGGCCCTAAACGACGACGGATCGGTGCTGTTTTCTGGGGCTTGTGACCGTTCAATCTTGGTGTGGCAGAGAGAGGACAGTGCGAACCACATGGCGGTGACGGGGGCGCTGAGAGGGCACGGAAAAGCTATACTGTGTTTAATCAACGTCGGGGACATGTTGTTGAGTGGGTCCGCTGATCGGACGGTCAGGATGTGGCAGCGTGGGGGAGACGGGAGTTTTAGCTGTTTGGCGGTTTTGAAGGGGCACGTGAGGCCGGTGAAGTCGTTGGTGGCGGTTGCGGACGGTGGTTCAAACGGTTTCGTTTCAGTTTACAGCGGGAGCTTAGACGGAGAGGTGAAGGTGTGGCATGTGTCGATTTCGAATGGGAACAGTGAGAATATTAATTAA